The Balaenoptera acutorostrata chromosome 15, mBalAcu1.1, whole genome shotgun sequence genome contains a region encoding:
- the PSMA7 gene encoding proteasome subunit alpha type-7: MSYDRAITVFSPDGHLFQVEYAQEAVKKGSTAVGVRGKDIVVLGVEKKSVAKLQDERTVRKICALDDNVCMAFAGLTADARIVINRARVECQSHRLTVEDPVTVEYITRYIASLKQRYTQSNGRRPFGISALIVGFDFDGTPRLYQTDPSGTYHAWKANAIGRGAKSVREFLEKNYTDEAIETDDLTIKLVIKALLEVVQSGGKNIELAVMRRDQPLKILNPEEIEKYVAEIEKEKEENEKKKQKKAS; encoded by the exons ATGAGCTACGACCGCGCCATCACCGTCTTCTCGCCCGACGGCCACCTCTTCCAAGTGGAGTACGCGCAGGAGGCCGTGAAGAAGGGCTCGACTGCG GTTGGTGTCCGAGGAAAAGACATTGTTGTTCTTGGTGTGGAGAAGAAGTCAGTGGCCAAACTGCAGGATGAAAGAACAGTGCGGAAGATCTGTGCTCTGGACGACAATGTCTGCATGGCATTCGCGG GCCTCACTGCTGACGCAAGGATAGTCATCAACAGGGCACGGGTGGAATGCCAGAGCCACCGGCTGACCGTGGAGGACCCGGTCACCGTGGAGTACATCACACGGTACATCGCCAGTCTGAAGCAG CGCTACACACAGAGCAACGGGCGCAGGCCGTTTGGCATCTCTGCCCTTATCGTGGGTTTTGACTTTGATGGTACCCCCCGACTCTATCAGACTGACCCCTCAGGCACGTACCATGCCTGGAAG GCCAACGCTATAGGCAGGGGTGCCAAGTCAGTGCGTGAATTTCTAGAGAAGAATTATACTGACGAAGCCATTGAAACAGACGACCTGACTATTAAGTTGGTTATCAAGGCCCTCCTGGAA GTGGTTCAGTCAGGTGGCAAAAACATAGAACTTGCTGTCATGAGACGAGATCAACCCCTCAAG ATTTTAAATCCTGAAGAAATTGAGAAATACGTTGCtgagattgaaaaagaaaaagaagaaaatgaaaagaagaaacaaaagaaagcatcatga